One Camelina sativa cultivar DH55 chromosome 3, Cs, whole genome shotgun sequence genomic window carries:
- the LOC104769292 gene encoding uncharacterized protein LOC104769292 yields MSPSLHTRHQSSPHNKSNLFLKREREQNVSLNPSLHTSILNKSPVFSTSHPREEVMGISNKPHHHQLEGGEIRETTDGKKWVIAGITSRSPLKQINLSPGVTVTETEDQDQCPTTPTAVSFRIPRVPPCPAAPRKRKPSSKCSYGAATRDFFSPPDLETVFIQRAS; encoded by the coding sequence ATGTCCCCTTCACTTCATACTCGCCACCAAAGTTCACCACACAATAAAAgtaacttatttttaaaaagagagagagaacaaaacgTCTCACTCAATCCCTCCCTCCACACATCGATCCTTAACAAATCCCCTGTTTTCTCCACTTCACATCCGAGAGAAGAAGTCATGGGaatatcaaacaaacctcaCCACCACCAACTCGAAGGAGGTGAGATACGAGAAACTACCGACGGTAAAAAATGGGTCATCGCTGGAATTACCTCACGTTCGCCGCTCAAGCAGATTAATCTATCCCCAGGTGTCACAGTCACCGAAACAGAGGATCAAGATCAGTGTCCTACAACACCTACGGCTGTTTCCTTCAGAATTCCAAGGGTTCCGCCGTGTCCAGCAGCGCCAAGGAAGCGTAAGCCGTCGTCTAAATGCAGTTACGGCGCCGCCACTAGAGATTTCTTCTCTCCACCTGACCTCGAAACCGTTTTCATTCAGAGAGCTAGTTAA
- the LOC104769302 gene encoding ribose-phosphate pyrophosphokinase 3, chloroplastic — translation MAAISPANATTAASLSLPHFSSSFSSSLSSSLSPFLLNFKTATVGNRCVKCGVRSLENQSSGHRSLDFLSNGDPISLINPNSSSISMAAAAASESGAKCSKRVCLFHSDETRDLAERIVSQSDCIELRSINWKKFDDGFPNLFIQNAQGIRGQHVAFLASFSSPAVIFEQLSVIYALPKLFVSSFTLVLPFFPTGTSERMEDEGDVATAFTLARILSNIPASRGGPTSLVTFDIHALQERFYFGDTILPCFESGIPLLKSRLQSLPDSDNISIAFPDDGAWKRFHKQLQHYPTIVCNKVRMGDKRIVRIKEGDAEGRHVVIVDDLVQSGGTLIECQKVLAAHGAAKISAYVTHGIFPKSSWNRFKLDTKGDPAEGLSYFWITDSCGLTVKEVMNKPPFEVLSLAGSIASALQV, via the exons ATGGCGGCTATTTCTCCGGCGAATGCAACCACCGCTGCTTCACTCTCCCTTCCTCATTTTAGCTCTTCTTTTTCCTCGTCGTTATCGTCTTCTTTGTCTCCGTTTTTGCTTAACTTCAAAACTGCTACAGTCGGTAATCGCTGCGTGAAGTGCGGAGTCAGAAGCTTAGAGAACCAGTCGTCGGGTCACCGGAGCCTCGATTTCTTATCCAATGGAGATCCCATCAGCCTAATCAATCCGAATTCATCTTCAATATCCATGGCGGCCGCGGCGGCGTCGGAATCAGGTGCCAAGTGTTCCAAGCGCGTCTGTCTCTTCCACAGCGACGAGACTAGAGATCTCGCCGAGAGAATTGTATCTCAATCTGATTGCATCGAGCTACGAAGCATCAATTGGAA gaaatttgatGATGGGTTCCCTAATTTGTTCATACAAAATGCTCAAGGCATTCGTGGGCAGCACGTTGCTTTCTTGGCTTCGTTCAGTTCACCTGCTGTGATCTTCGAGCAGCTCTCGGTTATTTATGCTCTACCTAAGCTTTTCGTTTCTTCGTTTACACTTGTTCTTCCTTTCTTCCCCACTGGAACTTCTGAGAGAATGGAAGATGAAGGAGATGTGGCGACTGCTTTTACTCTCGCTAGGATACTCTCAAATATACCGGCTTCTAGAGGAGGACCGACTAGCTTAGTTACCTTTGATATACATGCCTTGCAG GAAAGATTCTACTTTGGCGATACTATACTTCCTTGCTTTGAAAGTGGTATACCATTGCTCAAGAGCAGACTCCAGAGTTTACCTGATTCCGATAAT ATATCTATTGCATTCCCAGATGATGGAGCATGGAAACGTTTCCACAAACAACTCCAACATTATCCAACG ATTGTTTGCAACAAGGTAAGAATGGGAGACAAACGAATAGTGCGTATTAAAGAGGGAGACGCTGAAGGAAGGCACGTTGTGATTGTCGATGATTTGGTTCAGTCGGGTGGCACACTAATTGAATGCCAG AAAGTCTTAGCTGCACATGGAGCAGCGAAAATTAGCGCATATGTAACACACGGGATCTTCCCCAAGAGTTCATGGAATCGTTTCAAGCTTGACACTAAAG GTGATCCCGCGGAAGGTTTGAGCTATTTCTGGATCACAGACTCGTGTGGGTTGACTGTGAAAGAGGTGATGAATAAACCTCCTTTTGAAGTTCTTAGCCTGGCTGGCTCCATCGCTTCTGCTCTTCAAGTTTAA
- the LOC104769327 gene encoding protein POOR HOMOLOGOUS SYNAPSIS 1-like isoform X1, translated as MAGSLTASVHHHRGNAVAAPEFSRWQISYARFVQFLSSPSSYPGLKPVGKRELYYPPYGTWLSTSSSNVSLQLVDELNRSDVILSVQLGGKLLEEHYISKLNFTWPQMSCVSGFPSRGSRAIFVSYKDSANEIQKFAVRFSTCDAALDFVVTLKEKLKGLEEAGNQRNETMCEVSFQSDYNPSNGRIRRATEEKPSMVKPLNSYVPEMQLPRLEYEAQNQKFETRSEVSFQSDYNPSDETVSRASAEEPNMGNLLDSYVPEMLPRLEYETRQTLYQPEFAISRVPNQSSNNLPPSFTTLLSGCFPNSTLDAGQTTVKQDSDLKSQILNYMEDSSFQDMLQKVERIMEEIGGNWIL; from the exons ATGGCGGGATCTCTAACAGCATCAGTCCACCACCACCGTGGAAACGCGGTGGCAGCTCCAGAATTTTCCCGATGGCAGATCAGTTATGCTCGATTTGTTCAGTTTCTGTCTTCTCCCTCTTCGTATCCAGGTCTGAAACCCGTCGGGAAGAGAGAGCTGTATTATCCGCCCTACGGGACGTGGTTGTCGACGTCTTCTTCGAACGTGTCTCTCCAGTTGGTCGACGAATTGAACAGATCCGATGTGATTCTCTCCGTCCAACTCGGCGGCAAACTCCTT GAAGAACACTACATTTCGAAGCTGAATTTCACATGGCCACAAATGTCTTGTGTTTCTGGGTTTCCATCTCGTGGTAGTCGAGCGATTTTTGTTAGCTATAAGGATTCTGCAAACGAG ATCCAAAAATTTGCTGTAAGGTTTTCTACATGTGATGCAGCATTGGACTTTGTGGTAACTCTTAAG GAGAAGCTTAAGGGGTTAGAGGAAGCTGGGAACCAGAGAAATGAAACTATGTGCGAGGTTTCTTTCCAGTCAGATTACAACCCTTCAAATGGTAGAATCCGCAG AGCCACTGAGGAAAAGCCAAGTATGGTGAAACCTCTTAATAGTTATGTTCCTGAAATGCAACTACCAAGACTTGAGTATGAAGCTCAGAACCAGAAATTTGAAACTAGGTCCGAAGTTTCTTTCCAGTCAGATTACAACCCTTCAGATGAGACTGTCTCCAG AGCCTCTGCGGAAGAGCCAAATATGGGTAATCTTCTTGATAGTTATGTTCCTGAAATGCTACCAAGACTTGAATACGAGACTAGACAAACCTTATACCAACCAGAATTTGCCATAAGTCGAGTCCCCAACCAGAGTTCCAACAATCTCCCTCCAAGTTTCACCACCTTACTCTCTGGTTGCTTCCCCAACTCCACTCTAG ACGCAGGCCAAACAACTGTAAAGCAGGATAGTGATCTAAAGTCACAGATACTG AACTACATGGAAGATTCTTCATTTCAAG ATATGCTGCAGAAAGTAGAGAGAATTATGGAAGAAATTGGAGGTAACTGGATTCTCTAA
- the LOC104769327 gene encoding protein POOR HOMOLOGOUS SYNAPSIS 1-like isoform X2 — translation MAGSLTASVHHHRGNAVAAPEFSRWQISYARFVQFLSSPSSYPGLKPVGKRELYYPPYGTWLSTSSSNVSLQLVDELNRSDVILSVQLGGKLLEEHYISKLNFTWPQMSCVSGFPSRGSRAIFVSYKDSANEIQKFAVRFSTCDAALDFVVTLKEKLKGLEEAGNQRNETMCEVSFQSDYNPSNGRIRRATEEKPSMVKPLNSYVPEMQLPRLEYEAQNQKFETRSEVSFQSDYNPSDETVSRASAEEPNMGNLLDSYVPEMLPRLEYETRQTLYQPEFAISRVPNQSSNNLPPSFTTLLSGCFPNSTLDAGQTTVKQDSDLKSQILNYMEDSSFQDMLQKVERIMEEIGGF, via the exons ATGGCGGGATCTCTAACAGCATCAGTCCACCACCACCGTGGAAACGCGGTGGCAGCTCCAGAATTTTCCCGATGGCAGATCAGTTATGCTCGATTTGTTCAGTTTCTGTCTTCTCCCTCTTCGTATCCAGGTCTGAAACCCGTCGGGAAGAGAGAGCTGTATTATCCGCCCTACGGGACGTGGTTGTCGACGTCTTCTTCGAACGTGTCTCTCCAGTTGGTCGACGAATTGAACAGATCCGATGTGATTCTCTCCGTCCAACTCGGCGGCAAACTCCTT GAAGAACACTACATTTCGAAGCTGAATTTCACATGGCCACAAATGTCTTGTGTTTCTGGGTTTCCATCTCGTGGTAGTCGAGCGATTTTTGTTAGCTATAAGGATTCTGCAAACGAG ATCCAAAAATTTGCTGTAAGGTTTTCTACATGTGATGCAGCATTGGACTTTGTGGTAACTCTTAAG GAGAAGCTTAAGGGGTTAGAGGAAGCTGGGAACCAGAGAAATGAAACTATGTGCGAGGTTTCTTTCCAGTCAGATTACAACCCTTCAAATGGTAGAATCCGCAG AGCCACTGAGGAAAAGCCAAGTATGGTGAAACCTCTTAATAGTTATGTTCCTGAAATGCAACTACCAAGACTTGAGTATGAAGCTCAGAACCAGAAATTTGAAACTAGGTCCGAAGTTTCTTTCCAGTCAGATTACAACCCTTCAGATGAGACTGTCTCCAG AGCCTCTGCGGAAGAGCCAAATATGGGTAATCTTCTTGATAGTTATGTTCCTGAAATGCTACCAAGACTTGAATACGAGACTAGACAAACCTTATACCAACCAGAATTTGCCATAAGTCGAGTCCCCAACCAGAGTTCCAACAATCTCCCTCCAAGTTTCACCACCTTACTCTCTGGTTGCTTCCCCAACTCCACTCTAG ACGCAGGCCAAACAACTGTAAAGCAGGATAGTGATCTAAAGTCACAGATACTG AACTACATGGAAGATTCTTCATTTCAAG ATATGCTGCAGAAAGTAGAGAGAATTATGGAAGAAATTGGAG gtTTTTGA
- the LOC104769318 gene encoding uncharacterized protein LOC104769318, whose amino-acid sequence MFSNFLESLYEGIGDDDATADDEEDNTSTRISSPQIHDYSDRNAVRLSPEDEAQARGVKDDLTELGHTLTRQFRGVATFLAPLPDGSSSSSSSDLSNHHHHLRLMNQSRSSDPELYQSRSSDLRLDQSRSSDRDESCVGSDTPETGIRFRSWGLEEKGVQHVFNDPVVEEEGEEEEEEEEEEETDDEEEEIAAVALTDEVLAFARNIAMHPETWLDFPLDPDEDLDDLEMTDAQRGHALAIERLAPRLAALRIELCPCHMTDGYFWKVYFVLLLSRLNKHDAHLLSSPQVMDARALWMKELQNQTHSSKESRDKILEEDISPSTSNYYDHAPPEFLSPRIYAFEPPSIMYRDFEHGSENAKFIDKAVIDEKPIQKNDKSSASLSQTPKDVVVDDDDDDWPEEEDSANSWAPMFTVNEDDVSFSDLEGDDDISSLALKSKITSKGTDQKET is encoded by the exons ATGTTTTCGAATTTTCTCGAAAGCTTATACGAGGGAATCGGAGACGATGACGCCACCGCcgacgacgaagaagacaaCACGAGCACCCGGATATCTTCACCGCAAATACACGATTATTCCGATAGAAACGCCGTTCGTTTGTCACCGGAAGATGAGGCTCAAGCGCGTGGGGTTAAAGACGATTTGACGGAGCTTGGACATACCCTCACGCGTCAATTTCGCGGCGTTGCTACCTTTCTCGCTCCGTTACCAGAtggatcctcttcttcttcctcctccgatctatcgaatcatcatcatcatcttaggTTGATGAATCAATCGCGGTCTTCAGATCCTGAGTTGTACCAATCGCGGTCTTCGGATCTTAGACTGGATCAATCTCGGTCTTCAGATCGGGACGAATCGTGTGTTGGAAGTGATACGCCGGAGACTGGAATTAGGTTTAGGAGCTGGGGTTTGGAAGAAAAAGGTGTCCAACATGTGTTTAATGATCCTGTTGTtgaggaggaaggagaagaagaagaagaagaagaagaggaggaggaaactgatgatgaagaagaagagatcgctGCGGTTGCTCTGACGGACGAAGTGTTGGCATTTGCGAGGAACATAGCAATGCATCCAGAAACTTGGTTGGATTTTCCTCTTGATCCTGACGAAGATCTTGATG ATTTGGAAATGACTGATGCTCAAAGAGGTCATGCTTTAGCTATTGAACGTCTTGCTCCGAGGTTAGCTGCATTGAGAATTGAGCTTTGTCCATGCCATATGACTGATGGTTACTTCTGGaaagtctattttgttcttcttctttcaaggcTCAATAAACACGATGCTCATCTTTTGTCTTCCCCACAG GTGATGGATGCAAGAGCGTTGTGGATGAAAGAGCTTCAGAATCAAACCCATTCTTCTAAAGAAAGTAGAGATAAGATTCTTGAAGAAGACATTTCACCGTCAACTTCAAATTACTACGACCATGCTCCTCctgagtttttgtctccaaGAATATATGCTTTTGAACCTCCTTCAATCATGTATCGCGATTTCGAACACGGGTCTGAAAACGCTAAGTTCATCGATAAAGCTGTTATTGATGAAAAACCAATCCAGAAGAATGACAAAAGTAGTGCAAGTCTTAGCCAAACACCTaaagatgttgttgttgatgatgacgatgatgattggccagaagaagaagattcagctAATTCTTGGGCTCCAATGTTCACAGTGAATGAGGATGATGTTTCTTTCAGTGATCTAGAAGGAGACGACGATATAAGTAGCTTAGCACTCAAGTCTAAGATTACATCAAAGGGCACAGATCAAAAAGAAACATGA
- the LOC104769332 gene encoding AP-1 complex subunit mu-2-like encodes MAGAASALFLLDIKGRVLVWRDYRGDVTAAQAERFFTKLIEKEGDSQSNDPVAYDNGVTYMFVQHSNIYLMIASRQNCNAASLLFFLHRVVDVFKHYFEELEEESLRDNFVVVYELLDEMMDFGYPQYTEARILSEFIKTDAYRMEVTQRPPMAVTNAVSWRSEGLQFKKNEVFLDGIESVNILVNSNGQIVRSDVVGALKMRTYLSGMPECKLGLNDRVLLEAQGRPTKGKAIDLEDIKFHQCVRLARFENDRTISFIPPDGSFDLMTYRLSTQVKPLIWVEAQIERHSRSRVEMLVKARSQFKERSTATNVEIELPVPTDASNPNVRTSLGSAAYAPEKDALVWKIKSFPGNKEYMLRAEFHLPSITAEESTPERKAPIRVKFEIPYFTVSGIQVRYLKIIEKSGYHALPWVRYITMAGEYELRLM; translated from the exons atggcAGGGGCGGCCTCAGCGCTGTTTCTGCTCGATATCAAGGGCCGTGTTCTGGTGTGGCGCGATTACCGTGGCGATGTCACAGCTGCTCAAGCTGAGCGTTTCTTCACCAAACTCATCGAGAAAGAG gGTGATTCACAATCAAACGATCCGGTTGCTTATGATAATGGGGTGACCTACATGTTTGTACAGCATAGTAACATTTACTTGATGATAGCGTCCAGACAGAACTGTAATGCTGCcagtcttctcttcttcttgcatcGCGTTGTCGAT GTTTTTAAGCATTACTTTGAGGAGTTAGAGGAAGAATCATTGAGGGATAACTTTGTGGTAGTG TATGAGTTACTTGACGAGATGATGGACTTTGGTTACCCTCAGTATACTGAGGCGAGAATCCTTAGTGAATTCATCAAGACTGATGCATATAGAATGGAAGTTACACAGCGACCTCCAATGGCTGTCACAAATGCTGTCTCATGGAGGAGTGAGGGGTTACAATTTAAGAAAAACGAA GTTTTCTTGGATGGAATTGAGAGTGTAAATATCCTTGTGAACAGTAATGGGCAAATTGTCAGGTCTGATGTCGTTGGAGCATTGAAGATGCGAACATACTTGAG TGGAATGCCAGAGTGTAAGTTAGGCCTGAATGATAGAGTATTGTTGGAGGCACAGGGGCGGCCAACAAAAGGAAAAGCCATTGATTTGGAGGACATCAAATTTCATCA GTGTGTTCGATTAGCCCGTTTTGAAAACGACCGGACGATATCTTTCATACCACCTGATGGATCTTTTGATCTAATGACGTATAGACTCAGTACTCAG GTAAAGCCACTTATATGGGTGGAAGCGCAGATAGAGCGGCATTCCAGAAGTCGTGTTGAGATGCTAGTAAAAGCTAGAAGCCAATTCAAGGAAAGAAG CACTGCAACAAATGTTGAGATTGAGTTGCCTGTACCAACCGATGCATCTAACCCCAATGTAAGAACATCTCTTGGGTCTGCCGCATATGCTCCCGAAAAAGATGCACTGGTCTGGAAAATCAAATCTTTCCCAGGGAACAAG GAGTATATGTTGCGAGCAGAGTTTCATCTTCCAAGTATAACGGCAGAGGAATCAACACCTGAGCGGAAAGCTCCAATCCGTGTCAAATTCGAGATCCCATACTTCACAGTTTCAGGAATACAG GTTCGATACCTGAAGATCATTGAGAAGAGTGGGTATCATGCTCTTCCATGGGTGAGATATATAACCATGGCTGGTGAGTACGAACTGAGACTCATGtga